From a single Collimonas pratensis genomic region:
- a CDS encoding ADP-ribosyltransferase domain-containing protein has translation MNASRVSLLREQPSFTTQSPTSFRKQFVALGRNYRTSEADQREFIEAFVAHRNDNLFQDGQQDYADYSRHIKSVIEKHPSLANIPLADLVALRVWTSNDYGRVQDSLETGQQIFPESVPFARAIVSALNALPDEFTHTGLVHTGENQSIQWVNDRYKAGRSRTDWRFFATSETKEGAWKNQSVEISTISASGKKISMFSINPQEDEVLFPPGSRFFVESVDIESRNDSNRVTIVQREIL, from the coding sequence ATGAACGCATCACGCGTATCCTTGTTGCGAGAACAGCCATCATTTACCACACAGAGTCCAACAAGTTTTCGGAAACAATTCGTCGCCCTCGGAAGAAATTATAGAACTTCAGAGGCAGATCAGCGCGAATTCATTGAAGCCTTCGTTGCGCATCGAAATGACAACTTGTTCCAGGACGGTCAGCAGGACTATGCGGACTATTCACGGCATATTAAGTCGGTGATAGAGAAACATCCGTCGTTGGCCAACATACCATTAGCCGATCTGGTAGCGCTACGTGTTTGGACAAGTAATGATTACGGACGCGTGCAGGATAGTTTGGAAACGGGCCAGCAAATTTTCCCAGAATCAGTGCCATTTGCACGGGCCATTGTCTCGGCATTAAATGCACTTCCCGACGAATTCACGCACACAGGACTAGTCCATACTGGCGAGAATCAATCTATCCAGTGGGTGAATGACCGATATAAAGCAGGGCGGTCGAGGACCGATTGGCGTTTTTTTGCAACCAGCGAAACGAAAGAAGGCGCTTGGAAAAACCAATCAGTTGAAATTAGTACGATTTCCGCCTCCGGTAAAAAGATCTCCATGTTTTCCATCAATCCACAGGAGGATGAAGTTTTATTTCCGCCGGGATCGCGTTTCTTTGTGGAGTCGGTCGACATTGAAAGTCGGAACGACAGCAATCGAGTAACAATCGTGCAACGCGAAATTCTGTAA
- a CDS encoding papain-like cysteine protease family protein, with the protein MSVLIGVDKKTSSVVYHDPQKGPDRAMPLSHFNQRLAWEVPYAMMHH; encoded by the coding sequence ATGTCAGTTCTCATCGGTGTTGACAAGAAGACCAGCAGTGTTGTTTACCATGATCCTCAGAAAGGTCCGGACAGAGCCATGCCGCTAAGTCACTTCAATCAGCGCCTTGCATGGGAGGTGCCATACGCCATGATGCATCATTAA
- a CDS encoding CesT family type III secretion system chaperone gives MASENYRKLIDEVCAIAKIANPKLFYTTADVTVDGVNFTLIDGSTEQEEGLAMYCDFGALPVKNRADVLERLLEINLTMHGVNTPVFTVNFETRHVLLARRIPIGHISALDLMNTLSEYSAHSKEWRRTFYLHEAR, from the coding sequence ATGGCATCTGAAAATTATCGGAAACTGATAGATGAAGTATGTGCGATCGCAAAAATCGCGAATCCCAAACTGTTTTATACGACTGCTGATGTGACTGTCGATGGCGTCAATTTCACTTTGATCGACGGTAGCACCGAACAAGAAGAAGGTTTGGCCATGTACTGCGATTTTGGTGCGCTGCCAGTAAAAAATCGTGCCGATGTGCTGGAACGGTTACTGGAAATAAATTTGACGATGCATGGTGTAAATACACCAGTATTTACGGTTAACTTCGAAACCCGTCATGTTTTGCTAGCGCGGCGCATTCCTATTGGACATATATCGGCACTTGATCTGATGAATACGTTGTCAGAATATTCGGCGCATTCAAAGGAGTGGCGCAGGACTTTTTATCTGCATGAAGCCAGATAA